In Bradysia coprophila strain Holo2 unplaced genomic scaffold, BU_Bcop_v1 contig_24, whole genome shotgun sequence, one genomic interval encodes:
- the LOC119078065 gene encoding histone-lysine N-methyltransferase Su(var)3-9-like isoform X2 — MSEAQQVGNSNLQKQDLALLDVTKLHPLSPEVISRQATVNLGTIGHVAHGKSTIVKAISGVHTVRFKNELERNITIKLGEKDKNDRDNVHNNGSVIISKTNCEKNSMTKQVRKQLTMLDYCKSAKSNQTNESAPPPSAENHQTTETMSTSLKALASTDETSVDNGTGRESPAMSSINAVKSRKRTHVKLGSASPVEVPTKLQKKQQNHRSSIDNKRKIVKASSRQSLNKKPGKNGLTKDLPVKEQEEGEEGTYAVEKVIGIDAIDNIAHFHIKWKGYSASENTWEPLSNLSNCAALITKFLINEIEARHTAIDAMLLELNAENKDVLTDEEALQKLKHFDSIFVMTQVVLLAILKDGNDNDTYIALHNKLKESPDTILLPFLNRRNEQLKDLEQWQNDINKWDKSSQITVENNVDFEMAPSTFKYINDCVAGEGVTILDDPLIGCECQNGCSLKSNCCGKQLGSEYAYTSVRSIRLPQGNAVFECNKLCKCGPECTNRVVQQGRKHSLTIFKTSNGRGWGVRTDRVIAKGQYICEYVGEIITNKEAEARGHIYDAEKRTYLFDLDCNSIVENKENLYTIDACRMGNVSRMINHSCDPNIGTWSVWINCLDLDIPKICFYALRRIEAGEELSFDYLNFSVHNVDDQKNDEQSLLNVKTNFECKCNSAKCRKYIFDPSLLNPVN; from the exons atgtCAGAAGCTCAGCAAGTAGGCAACAGCAATTTGCAAAAGCAAGACTTAGCCCTATTG GATGTAACCAAATTGCATCCATTGTCTCCTGAAGTCATTTCACGACAAGCGACGGTAAACTTGGGCACAATCGGACATGTAGCTCATGGTAAATCAACGATTGTCAAAGCTATATCGGGAGTTCATACCGTTCGTTTCAAGAACGAATTGGAGAGGAACATTACAATCAAATTGG GAGAGAAGGATAAGA ATGACCGAGACAATGTACACAACAACGGTTCGGTGATAATTTCGAAAACTAATTGcgagaaaaattcaatgacCAAACAAGTGCGTAAACAATTGACCATGCTGGACTACTGTAAATCGGCCAagtcaaatcaaacaaatgaaagtgCACCGCCGCCCAGTGCAGAGAACCATCAGACGACGGAAACAATGTCCACATCACTAAAAGCTTTAGCGTCAACTGACGAAACGTCCGTAGACAACGGAACCGGTAGAGAATCACCCGCAATGTCATCTATAAATGCAGTTAAGTCGCGAAAGCGAACTCACGTAAAACTTGGCTCAGCTTCACCGGTTGAAGTTCCGACTAAGTTGCAAAAAAAGCAACAGAATCATCGAAGCTCAATAgataataaaaggaaaattgtaaaGGCATCGTCTCGACAGTCACTCAACAAGAAACCTGGCAAAAATGGATTGACCAAAGACTTACCAGTTAAAGAACAAGAAGAAGGAGAGGAGGGTACCTATGCTGTTGAGAAAGTGATTGGTATCGATGCTATCGACAACATTGCCCACTTTCATATTAAGTGGAAAGGTTACTCAGCTTCAGAGAACACATGGGAACCACTGTCAAATCTCAGCAATTGTGCCGCCCTCATAACGAAATTCTTGATCAATGAAATTGAAGCCAGACATACAGCCATCGACGCTATGTTGCTGGAGTTGAATGCGGAGAACAAAGACGTTTTGACTGACGAAGAGGCACTTCAAAAGCTGAAACATTTCGATTCAATCTTTGTGATGACACAGGTGGTGTTATTAGCAATACTTAAAGATGGCAATGATAACGACACGTACATTGCGCTTCAcaacaaattgaaagaaaGCCCTGACACCATTTTGCTGCCATTTTTGAATAGACGTAACGAGCAGTTGAAAGATCTGGAACAGTGGCAGAATGATATCAACAAATGGGACAAGTCCAGTCAAATAACGGTCGAGAATAATGTGGATTTCGAGATGGCACCCAGCACATTCAAATACATAAACGACTGTGTTGCCGGCGAAGGTGTGACAATACTTGACGATCCATTGATTGGATGCGAGTGTCAAAATGGTTGCTCGTTGAAATCGAATTGCTGTGGAAAGCAGCTGGGCTCCGAATACGCATACACATCGGTTCGATCCATTCGACTTCCGCAGGGTAACGCCGTTTTCGAATGCAACAAACTGTGCAAATGCGGACCGGAATGTACGAATCGTGTGGTGCAGCAGGGCCGAAAACATTCACTCACAATATTCAAGACATCGAACGGCCGTGGATGGGGCGTCCGTACCGATCGAGTCATAGCGAAGGGCCAGTACATATGCGAATATGTTGGCGAAATAATAACGAACAAAGAGGCCGAAGCTCGTGGACACATTTACGATGCCGAGAAGAGAACGTACCTGTTCGATCTGGACTGTAACAGCATCGTGGAGAACAAGGAAAATTTGTATACCATTGACGCGTGCAGAATGGGTAATGTGTCGCGAATGATCAATCATTCCTGTGATCCGAACATCGGGACGTGGTCGGTGTGGATCAATTGCTTGGATTTGGATATACCGAAGATATGTTTCTATGCTCTGAGGCGAATCGAGGCTGGCGAGGAGCTGTCGTTCGACTACttgaatttttcggttcacaATGTTGACGATCAAAAGAATGACGAGCAGTCGCTGCTAAATGTGAAAACCAATTTTGAGTGTAAATGTAATTCGGCGAAGTGTaggaaatatattttcgatccGAGCTTGTTGAATCCTGTGAACTAG
- the LOC119078065 gene encoding histone-lysine N-methyltransferase Su(var)3-9-like isoform X1 — protein MSEAQQVGNSNLQKQDLALLDVTKLHPLSPEVISRQATVNLGTIGHVAHGKSTIVKAISGVHTVRFKNELERNITIKLGEKDKNTIPADDNKSNSSHDRDNVHNNGSVIISKTNCEKNSMTKQVRKQLTMLDYCKSAKSNQTNESAPPPSAENHQTTETMSTSLKALASTDETSVDNGTGRESPAMSSINAVKSRKRTHVKLGSASPVEVPTKLQKKQQNHRSSIDNKRKIVKASSRQSLNKKPGKNGLTKDLPVKEQEEGEEGTYAVEKVIGIDAIDNIAHFHIKWKGYSASENTWEPLSNLSNCAALITKFLINEIEARHTAIDAMLLELNAENKDVLTDEEALQKLKHFDSIFVMTQVVLLAILKDGNDNDTYIALHNKLKESPDTILLPFLNRRNEQLKDLEQWQNDINKWDKSSQITVENNVDFEMAPSTFKYINDCVAGEGVTILDDPLIGCECQNGCSLKSNCCGKQLGSEYAYTSVRSIRLPQGNAVFECNKLCKCGPECTNRVVQQGRKHSLTIFKTSNGRGWGVRTDRVIAKGQYICEYVGEIITNKEAEARGHIYDAEKRTYLFDLDCNSIVENKENLYTIDACRMGNVSRMINHSCDPNIGTWSVWINCLDLDIPKICFYALRRIEAGEELSFDYLNFSVHNVDDQKNDEQSLLNVKTNFECKCNSAKCRKYIFDPSLLNPVN, from the exons atgtCAGAAGCTCAGCAAGTAGGCAACAGCAATTTGCAAAAGCAAGACTTAGCCCTATTG GATGTAACCAAATTGCATCCATTGTCTCCTGAAGTCATTTCACGACAAGCGACGGTAAACTTGGGCACAATCGGACATGTAGCTCATGGTAAATCAACGATTGTCAAAGCTATATCGGGAGTTCATACCGTTCGTTTCAAGAACGAATTGGAGAGGAACATTACAATCAAATTGG GAGAGAAGGATAAGAATACTATTCCGGCCGACGATAACAAATCCAATTCGTCCCATGACCGAGACAATGTACACAACAACGGTTCGGTGATAATTTCGAAAACTAATTGcgagaaaaattcaatgacCAAACAAGTGCGTAAACAATTGACCATGCTGGACTACTGTAAATCGGCCAagtcaaatcaaacaaatgaaagtgCACCGCCGCCCAGTGCAGAGAACCATCAGACGACGGAAACAATGTCCACATCACTAAAAGCTTTAGCGTCAACTGACGAAACGTCCGTAGACAACGGAACCGGTAGAGAATCACCCGCAATGTCATCTATAAATGCAGTTAAGTCGCGAAAGCGAACTCACGTAAAACTTGGCTCAGCTTCACCGGTTGAAGTTCCGACTAAGTTGCAAAAAAAGCAACAGAATCATCGAAGCTCAATAgataataaaaggaaaattgtaaaGGCATCGTCTCGACAGTCACTCAACAAGAAACCTGGCAAAAATGGATTGACCAAAGACTTACCAGTTAAAGAACAAGAAGAAGGAGAGGAGGGTACCTATGCTGTTGAGAAAGTGATTGGTATCGATGCTATCGACAACATTGCCCACTTTCATATTAAGTGGAAAGGTTACTCAGCTTCAGAGAACACATGGGAACCACTGTCAAATCTCAGCAATTGTGCCGCCCTCATAACGAAATTCTTGATCAATGAAATTGAAGCCAGACATACAGCCATCGACGCTATGTTGCTGGAGTTGAATGCGGAGAACAAAGACGTTTTGACTGACGAAGAGGCACTTCAAAAGCTGAAACATTTCGATTCAATCTTTGTGATGACACAGGTGGTGTTATTAGCAATACTTAAAGATGGCAATGATAACGACACGTACATTGCGCTTCAcaacaaattgaaagaaaGCCCTGACACCATTTTGCTGCCATTTTTGAATAGACGTAACGAGCAGTTGAAAGATCTGGAACAGTGGCAGAATGATATCAACAAATGGGACAAGTCCAGTCAAATAACGGTCGAGAATAATGTGGATTTCGAGATGGCACCCAGCACATTCAAATACATAAACGACTGTGTTGCCGGCGAAGGTGTGACAATACTTGACGATCCATTGATTGGATGCGAGTGTCAAAATGGTTGCTCGTTGAAATCGAATTGCTGTGGAAAGCAGCTGGGCTCCGAATACGCATACACATCGGTTCGATCCATTCGACTTCCGCAGGGTAACGCCGTTTTCGAATGCAACAAACTGTGCAAATGCGGACCGGAATGTACGAATCGTGTGGTGCAGCAGGGCCGAAAACATTCACTCACAATATTCAAGACATCGAACGGCCGTGGATGGGGCGTCCGTACCGATCGAGTCATAGCGAAGGGCCAGTACATATGCGAATATGTTGGCGAAATAATAACGAACAAAGAGGCCGAAGCTCGTGGACACATTTACGATGCCGAGAAGAGAACGTACCTGTTCGATCTGGACTGTAACAGCATCGTGGAGAACAAGGAAAATTTGTATACCATTGACGCGTGCAGAATGGGTAATGTGTCGCGAATGATCAATCATTCCTGTGATCCGAACATCGGGACGTGGTCGGTGTGGATCAATTGCTTGGATTTGGATATACCGAAGATATGTTTCTATGCTCTGAGGCGAATCGAGGCTGGCGAGGAGCTGTCGTTCGACTACttgaatttttcggttcacaATGTTGACGATCAAAAGAATGACGAGCAGTCGCTGCTAAATGTGAAAACCAATTTTGAGTGTAAATGTAATTCGGCGAAGTGTaggaaatatattttcgatccGAGCTTGTTGAATCCTGTGAACTAG
- the LOC119078065 gene encoding eukaryotic translation initiation factor 2 subunit 3-like isoform X3, with translation MSEAQQVGNSNLQKQDLALLDVTKLHPLSPEVISRQATVNLGTIGHVAHGKSTIVKAISGVHTVRFKNELERNITIKLGYANAKIFKCDNPKCPRPVCYTSGGSSKDDSFPCYRPSCTGRFQLVRHVSFVDCPGHDILMATMLNGAAVMDAAFLLIAGNESCPQPQTSEHLAAIEIMKLKHILILQNKIDLVKETQAKDQYDQIVKFVQGTVAEGAPIIPISAQLKYNIEVLCEYITKKIPIPQRNFTAPPRLIVIRSFDVNKPGCEVNDLKGGVAGGSILRGVLKVGQEIEVRPGLVSKDAEGKLTCRPIFSKIVSLFTEQNELQFAVPGGLIGVGTKIEPTLCRADRLVGQVLGAVGALPDIYIELEVSYYLLKRLLGVRTEGDKKAAKVQKLSKNEILLVNIGSLSTGGRVVATRADLAKIALTNPVCTEVGEKIALSRRVEKHWRLIGWGQIRSGATIQPSVPEDRSAPVK, from the exons atgtCAGAAGCTCAGCAAGTAGGCAACAGCAATTTGCAAAAGCAAGACTTAGCCCTATTG GATGTAACCAAATTGCATCCATTGTCTCCTGAAGTCATTTCACGACAAGCGACGGTAAACTTGGGCACAATCGGACATGTAGCTCATGGTAAATCAACGATTGTCAAAGCTATATCGGGAGTTCATACCGTTCGTTTCAAGAACGAATTGGAGAGGAACATTACAATCAAATTGG GTTATGCGAATgccaaaatattcaaatgcgACAATCCAAAGTGTCCGCGTCCAGTTTGTTATACATCTGGTGGATCCAGCAAAGACGATAGCTTTCCCTGCTATCGACCATCGTGTACCGGCCGCTTCCAGTTGGTACGTCATGTCAGTTTTGTCGATTGCCCCGGTCACGACATTCTTATGGCCACTATGTTGAACGGTGCCGCTGTTATGGACGCCgcatttttattgattgcTGGCAATGAGTCGTGTCCGCAGCCACAAACTTCCGAGCATTTAGCCGCCATTGAGATCATGAAATTGAAGCACATTTTGATTCTGCAAAATAAGATCGATTTGGTGAAAGAGACGCAGGCTAAGGATCAGTACGATCAAATTGTGAAGTTCGTCCAGGGAACCGTAGCTGAGGGCGCTCCGATTATACCGATTTCAGCTCAGCTGAAGTATAACATTGAG GTCCTGTGCGAGTATATAACCAAGAAAATACCAATTCCTCAACGTAATTTCACCGCTCCGCCACGACTAATTGTCATCCGTTCATTCGATGTGAATAAACCAGGTTGCGAAGTGAACGATTTGAAGGGCGGCGTTGCTGGTGGTTCTATTCTTCGCGGTGTGCTCAAAGTCGGCCAAGAAATCGAAGTACGACCGGGTCTCGTCAGCAAAGATGCTGAAGGAAAACTGACGTGTCGTccgattttctcaaaaattgtcTCACTGTTCACCGAACAAAATGAACTTCAATTCGCCGTGCCAGGCGGTCTAATTGGTGTGGGAACAAAGATCGAACCGACTCTATGCCGTGCCGATCGTTTGGTTGGCCAGGTTTTGGGTGCCGTCGGAGCACTACCGGACATTTACATTGAACTGGAAGTTTCGTACTATTTGCTGAAACGATTGCTCGGCGTACGTACGGAAGGCGACAAGAAAGCTGCAAAGGTGCagaaattgtcgaaaaacgaaatattgcTGGTAAATATCGGTTCGTTGAGCACTGGCGGCCGGGTTGTGGCAACTCGTGCCGATTTGGCTAAAATTGCATTAACGAATCCAGTATGTACGGAAGTTGGCGAGAAAATCGCCCTGAGTCGACGTGTTGAAAAGCATTGGAG attGATTGGATGGGGTCAAATTCGCAGCGGTGCCACGATTCAACCGTCAGTTCCAGAAGATCGATCTGCACCTGTCAAATAA